One window from the genome of Glycine soja cultivar W05 chromosome 12, ASM419377v2, whole genome shotgun sequence encodes:
- the LOC114379564 gene encoding UPF0496 protein At4g34320-like yields the protein MGSHMSKRIPETSSSIGLSTELHYKTELSSYEAACKLDSDLQFFDTTLQARANQVINTLAVGVEVRALSFDSLKQITECLLEMNQEVVKVILDCKKDIWKSQELFELVEEYFENSLKTLDFCTVLEKCLKRARDSQLLIHVAVQQFEEESGSGDNRYARTLQEFKNFKAAGDPFTEEFFQIFQSVYKHQILMLEKLQLRKNKLDKKLKYIHSWRKVSSMIFVATFAAVLICSVVAAAIAAPPVAAAIAAATSIPIGSMGKWIDSLWRNYENALKGQKEVISSMQAGTYVAIKDLDNIRILIDRLEIEIESLLHNVDFAIEEEAVKVAIEEIKKKLGVFMKNVEDLAVQADMCSRDIRRARTVVLQRIIKHPHN from the coding sequence ATGGGGAGTCATATGAGCAAGAGGATCCCTGAAACTTCTTCTTCTATTGGCCTCAGCACCGAATTGCACTACAAAACTGAGTTGAGTTCCTATGAAGCTGCTTGCAAGCTTGATTCTGATTTGCAGTTCTTTGACACCACACTTCAAGCTAGAGCAAATCAAGTTATCAACACTCTTGCTGTTGGTGTTGAAGTTCGAGCCCTTTCATTCGATTCTCTAAAGCAAATCACAGAATGCCTTCTGGAGATGAACCAGGAAGTTGTCAAGGTAATCTTGGACTGCAAGAAAGACATTTGGAAGAGCCAGGAACTGTTTGAACTGGTTGAGGAATACTTTGAGAATAGTTTGAAAACTTTGGACTTCTGCACTGTATTGGAGAAGTGCCTAAAGCGCGCTCGCGACAGCCAATTGCTTATTCATGTAGCTGTTCAACAGTTTGAGGAAGAATCAGGATCAGGAGACAATCGCTATGCGAGGACATTGCAAGAATTTAAGAATTTCAAGGCAGCTGGTGACCCTTTCACCGAAGAGTTTTTCCAGATATTTCAGTCTGTTTACAAGCACCAGATACTCATGCTTGAAAAGTTGCAACTTAGGAAGAACAAGCTTGATAAGAAGCTAAAATACATCCATTCATGGAGGAAGGTTTCGAGTATGATCTTTGTGGCTACATTTGCTGCAGTCTTGATCTGCTCGGTTGTAGCAGCAGCCATTGCAGCACCACCTGTTGCTGCTGCGATAGCTGCTGCTACGTCGATCCCAATCGGATCCATGGGGAAGTGGATTGACTCGCTCTGGAGGAACTATGAAAATGCATTGAAGGGACAGAAGGAAGTGATTAGCTCAATGCAGGCCGGTACCTATGTTGCCATAAAGGACTTAGACAACATTAGGATTCTCATTGATAGGCTTGAAATTGAGATTGAGTCTCTATTGCATAATGTAGATTTTGCAATTGAAGAAGAAGCTGTGAAGGTTGCAATAGAGGAGATCAAGAAGAAGCTTGGAGTGTTTATGAAGAATGTTGAAGATTTGGCAGTTCAAGCTGATATGTGTAGCCGTGACATTAGGAGGGCAAGGACTGTGGTCCTGCAGAGAATCATAAAGCATCCCCACAATTGA
- the LOC114378351 gene encoding probable 1-acyl-sn-glycerol-3-phosphate acyltransferase 5: MAVLTPVSSCFGAKYQALAPLRILRGLVCLLVLLSTAFMMLVFFGFISAVVVRVFSVSYSRRATSFIFGAWLALWPFLFEKINKTKVVFSGDIVPSRERILLIANHRTEVDWMYLWDLALRKGCLGYIKYILKSSLMRLPVFGWAFHILEFIPVKRKWEADESIMRHMLSTFKDPQDPLWLALFPEGTDFTEQKCLRSQKYAAEHKLPVLKNVLLPRTKGFCACLQELRSSLTAVYDVTIGYKYRCPSFLDNVFGVDPSEVHIHIHRFPLDSIPVSEDEISMWLINRFQTKDQLLSNFQTQGQFPDQASERDLSAVTSILNCMTIVTVTGTMMYYSFASFWFKLYVSLVCAYLVPATYFNTRPQPILSFLKMRAR, translated from the exons ATGGCTGTTCTTACACCCGTAAGTTCTTGCTTTGGAGCAAAGTATCAGGCTCTAGCACCATTGAGAATTTTAAGGGGTCTGGTGTGTCTACTGGTGCTGCTTTCAACAGCATTTATGATGTTAGTATTCTTTGGTTTTATAAGTGCTGTTGTAGTGCGAGTTTTTAGCGTCAGTTACAGCAGGAGAGCAACTTCCTTTATCTTTGGTGCTTGGTTAGCCTTGTGGCCTTTTCTATTTGAAAAGATCAACAAGACTAAAGTTGTGTTTTCTGGAGATATTGTTCCTTCAAGAGAACGAATCTTATTGATCGCAAATCATAGAACTGAGGTTGACTGGATGTATCTATGGGACCTTGCCTTGCGGAAGGGATGCCTTggatacataaaatatatacttaaGAGCAGCTTGATGAGGCTTCCAGTTTTTGGTTGGGCATTTCACATACTAGAGTTCATCCCAGTGAAAAGAAAGTGGGAGGCTGATGAATCAATCATGCGCCATATGCTTTCTACATTCAAGGATCCACAAGATCCTCTCTGGCTTGCGCTTTTCCCAGAAGGCACTGATTTCAC tGAGCAAAAGTGCCTTCGGAGTCAAAAATATGCTGCTGAACATAAGTTACCGGTTCTGAAAAATGTTTTACTTCCAAGGACAAAGGGCTTCTGTGCCTGCTTGCAAGAGTTGAGGAGCTCTCTCACTGCAG TTTATGATGTAACCATTGGCTACAAATACCGCTGCCCATCTTTCTTGGATAATGTCTTTGGGGTGGATCCTTCTGAAGTTCATATTCATATCCATCGCTTCCCCCTTGACAGTATCCCGGTATCTGAAGATGAAATTTCCATGTGGTTGATAAATAGATTCCAGACAAAGGATCAGTTACTTTCCAATTTTCAAACTCAAGGTCAGTTTCCAGATCAAGCATCAGAAAGGGACCTCTCTGCTGTTACGAGCATTTTAAATTGTATGACAATTGTTACAGTGACAGGTACAATGATGTACTACAGTTTTGCCTCTTTCTGGTTTAAACTTTATGTGTCTCTAGTCTGTGCGTATTTGGTTCCGGCCACATATTTCAATACTCGGCCGCAGCCCATTCTTAGCTTTTTGAAGATGAGAGCAAGGTAG
- the LOC114379351 gene encoding putative lipid-transfer protein DIR1: protein MEGYKMKVMIVGMVLGMVMIGMANGQYYSFCRMPSDGMAACKPSVSGDNPVDPSTDCCSAIAKADLKCFCRYKDSGLLSMYGVDPNKCMELPVKCKVVDSFHC, encoded by the coding sequence ATGGAGGGATACAAGATGAAGGTTATGATTGTGGGGATGGTGTTGGGCATGGTGATGATTGGGATGGCCAATGGGCAATATTACTCGTTTTGTCGCATGCCCAGCGATGGGATGGCGGCATGCAAGCCGAGTGTGAGTGGAGACAACCCTGTTGATCCTTCCACTGATTGCTGCTCAGCCATTGCTAAGGCTGATCTTAAATGCTTCTGCCGCTACAAGGATTCGGGACTTCTCTCTATGTATGGCGTTGATCCCAACAAGTGCATGGAACTCCCTGTTAAATGCAAGGTTGTGGACTCTTTCCACTGCTag
- the LOC114380195 gene encoding dolichyl-diphosphooligosaccharide--protein glycosyltransferase 48 kDa subunit-like, whose product MSKLIFVFLALIPLLCTSFSPEKPSDRRILVLLDDFAIKSSHSLFFNSLKSRGFDLQFHLADDPKIALQRYGQYLYDALILFSPTIERFGGSIDAAAILDFVDSGHDLIVAADSNASDLIREIATECGVDFDEDPAAVVVDHSAYAVSATEGDHTLIASDDFIKSDVIFGSKKIEAPVLFQGIGHSLNPTNSLVLKVLSASPSAFSANPKSKVTSPPSLTGTSISLVSIIQARNNARILISGSLSLFSNRFFRSGVQKAGSPTKHEKSGNEQFLNELSKWIFHERGHLKAVNVQHHKVGEANEPAIYRINDNLEYSVEVYEWSGTAWEPYVADDVQVQFYMMSPYVLKTLSTDGKGRYFTSFKVPDVYGVFQFKVEYEKLGYTSLSLSKQIPVRPFRHNEYERFIPAAYPYYGASFSMMVGFFIFTAVHLYSK is encoded by the exons ATGTCGAAGTTAATCTTCGTGTTCCTTGCACTAATTCCTCTTCTCTGCACCTCCTTCTCGCCAGAGAAACCCTCAGATCGGCGCATCCTCGTTTTGCTCGATGACTTCGCCATCAAATCCTCTCACTCTCTCTTCTTCAACTCCCTCAAATCTCGCGGCTTCGATCTCCAATTCCACCTCGCCGACGACCCCAAAATTGCGCTCCAGAGATACGGCCAGTACCTCTACGACGCCCTAATTCTCTTTTCCCCCACCATTGAAC GTTTTGGAGGATCCATTGACGCGGCTGCAATTTTGGATTTTGTTGATTCGGGTCATGATTTGATCGTTGCTGCTGATAGCAATGCATCTGATTTAATCAGGGAAATAGCCACCGAGTGTGGAGTGGACTTTGATGAG GATCCTGCTGCTGTGGTTGTGGATCATTCGGCATATGCAGTCTCTGCTACTGAAGGAGATCATACATTGATTGCTAGTGATGATTTTATCAAGTCTGACGTCATATTTGGAAGCAAAAAAATTGAG GCTCCAGTACTTTTCCAGGGGATTGGGCATTCACTAAATCCTACCAATAGCCtg GTGTTGAAAGTTCTCTCTGCATCTCCTTCAGCCTTTTCTGCTAACCCAAAATCTAAAGTGACAAGTCCTCCATCACTCACTGGAACTTCAATCTCATTAGTTTCAATTATACAG GCAAGAAATAATGCCCGGATATTGATCTCTGGCTCATTGAGCTTGTTCAGCAACCG atttttcaggtcAGGTGTGCAGAAGGCTGGGAGTCCAACCAA ACATGAGAAGTCAGGTAATGAGCAGTTCTTGAATGAACTTAGCAAATGGATTTTCCATGAACGAGGTCACCTCAag GCGGTGAATGTGCAACACCACAAAGTTGGGGAAGCTAATGAACCAGCCATCTATCGGATCAATGATAATTTG GAATACTCTGTTGAAGTTTATGAGTGGTCTGGGACAGCATGGGAACCTTACGTAGCTGATGATGTTCAAGTGCAATTTTACATGATGAGCCCCTATGTCTTGAAGACTTTATCAACTGATGGCAAG GGCCGTTATTTCACATCATTTAAGGTTCCAGATGTCTATGGGGTTTTCCAATTCAAAGTTGAGTACGAAAAACTTGGATATACAAGCTTATCTTTATCAAAGCAG ATTCCTGTTCGTCCCTTTAGACACAATGAATATGAAAGATTTATACCAGCAGCCTATCCCTATTATGGAGCATCATTTTCAATG ATGGTGGGTTTCTTCATCTTCACTGCAGTTCATCTATACAGCAAGTAG
- the LOC114378499 gene encoding probable NAD(P)H dehydrogenase (quinone) FQR1-like 2: protein MGKGGGCFPSKTKAPISGAQKDPVSVESLIPRDDPSNTSQEVPAPAPEAVKKLKVFIVFYSTYGHVESLARSLKKGVDSIEGVEGVLYRVLETLPKEVLELMKAPEKDETVPLISADKLLEADGLLFGFPTRYGSMAAQMKAFFDSTGQLWTEQKLAGVPAGFFVSTGTQGGGQETTAWTAITQLVHHGMLYVPIGYTFGTGMFEMDSVRGGSPYGAGVLAGDGSRQASETELALAEYQGRYMATIVKKLGQKS from the exons ATGGGGAAAGGAGGTGGTTGCTTTCCAAGCAAGACAAAGGCACCAATTTCTGGAGCACAAAAGGATCCAGTTAGCGTTGAAAGTCTAATCCCAAGAGATGATCCAAGTAACACAAGTCAAGAGGTGCCAGCACCAGCACCTGAAGCAGTGAAAAAGCTGAAAGTTTTCATTGTGTTCTACTCAACTTATGGCCATGTGGAGTCATTGGCAAGGTCCTTGAAGAAAGGGGTTGATTCAATTGAAGGAGTTGAAGGGGTGTTGTACCGTGTGCTGGAGACACTGCCAAAGGAGGTTCTGGAACTCATGAAGGCACCTGAGAAGGATGAGACAGTGCCACTCATATCTGCAGACAAGTTGTTGGAGGCTGATGGCTTGCTGTTTGGATTTCCAACAAGGTATGGCAGCATGGCAGCGCAGATGAAGGCGTTTTTCGATTCGACTGGTCAGTTGTGGACAGAGCAGAAGCTGGCAGGGGTGCCTGCTGGCTTCTTTGTCAGCACTGGCACTCAGGGTGGAGGTCAAGAAACCACAGC TTGGACAGCAATCACACAGCTAGTTCACCATGGTATGCTCTATGTTCCCATTGGTTATACCTTCGGTACCGGAATGTTCGAAATGGACTCAGTCAGAGGTGGATCTCCATATGGTGCTGGAGTTTTAGCTGGCGATGGATCAAGGCAAGCTAGTGAAACAGAACTGGCCCTAGCCGAGTATCAAGGAAGGTACATGGCCACAATAGTCAAGAAGTTAGGCCAGAAAAGCTAG